GTGGAAAGTATATCGAATTAAAGTTTCTCGTAGTTGTAAGCCTGTATTTATATGAGTTTCTTATCTCAAAGGGATCTGCCAAATTAGAAAAAGCGGAAATACTGCAAATGACAGTGGATCATCTGAAGATGCTGCAGGCGACGGGAGGTAAAGGTAAGGAGATGACGGTTTCTTTTCTAATATTTGGGGATAtctcagcaaaaaaaagttctttaagGAGCTGCAATAGGCGTTTCCAGATTAAAGGAGTGGAAATCAATGCTAATGGCAGGATTGAACTCGTGGGAAAGAACTAGTGGGACAAAAGAAGCACTTGACCCTGGGCTTGTGTTTGCTTTCATAACACTGTGGGAGTAAAGGCTTCATTCACAGGCAGCCCAGTCAGagatttgtttggggtttccAAAGAGGACTGAAATCTGCACAGGGagacaaaacaaatacacaaacagCAAACATAAACAGGAGGTTTGTGGCAACAATTGTGTAGCACAAAACCGATGCTAAACCTCATTATCCAGCAGCTATACTGAAGGAAGTGGATGGAGGGGAACTTTCATTattgtttatgtattttctttgttctggAAAGACTTCTAAATGCCAGGTTAGACCATCTCATTTACCAGAACAAAACCTAGTCTTGCTCTGTGGAGCTCCAAGTATCTGATAAAGCAGACAGGTGGAGGGCTAGGAGTGCTCTCTGCACTCGTATTTATATGCTATATTTGTGTGCCAGACATGTGGGTAGCTCCCTGTTAGTGGGTGCTGGCGTGACGCAGGGGCTGCACTGGCTGACCCACTAGATCAGCCAGCTGCCGGGAGGCGAGCGTACCTCACTTGTGCAAGCTGACAGTCCTGAGGCTGGAGGCCAAATGATTCAGCCACCCACGAGGTATTCTGTATAGTCATGATTTTGGAACTTATTTGGAGTGAAAAACTTGCTGGCCTCCTGTAAGCACGGTCCCACATCCCTTGCCATCAACTGTGATTATGGTTCAAATTGTTGCAATGGAAACCAGCCGGTTTTTCATTGACCTGTTCTGCCACATAGGTAAAGGCTAGGAAAGAGGCGGCTGCtgctctctctcttccttttttgatTAAACTCAAAAGTTTTTAGCCCATGCCTGAATTACTGCTCCTCTCTGTACCTTGCAGCGATTACAGAATTCAGCTGATAATCAGTGCATGCTTAACAACAGATGGTTATAGGAAAGCATGTCGAAAGCTGGTGTTATTTCTGAGAATTAACGCTGAGCTGACCTATGTATTTTCTAGGTGTTAACGGGCCTTTGCTAGGAGTCCATTTAAGCTTAAAATTTATGGGTAGCATGTTCTGTAAGAGGTGAAAGGGATTTTATTGCCCCTCATATAACAGATACACCTTTTGATTCCTTGGAAAACGTGCCAAATGAAATCTAAAAAAACCTGTTAGTTTTTATATCTAAAAATGACCTTTTAAAAGCACTATTATAGTTGGTAAAGCTACACTCCTGAAAGTTACAAAACACCAGAACTGATCGTGCTTTTGCAATTTGAATTCACATCCTCTGCGTGTGTGCGTAATGGTGCCATCTTTAATTGCGTGGTTGCGTGCTGGCTTTCCACAAGCTCTGTCTCACATGGTGCACGGAGCGATCAGGGCTCAGCTGCTGAGGGAAGCAGTGATTGTTTTGCTTCATCCTCCACACGCGACGTGCAGCTTGGCTATCCCAACCTGACCCCCTACCTCATGCTGCACGTCGTTCCTCttaaaagctgcagcagctcccacccCTCTAATGTCTGCACCAACAGAGGGAGGGCCAGGAGGTCaaccctccttcccctgcctccctgcccaaAAAGGGTATGTGGGAGATGTCTTATAACTGGGTCAGGTTGGGTGGCCCAGATAGTGGGGCAGGGGACAAAGTGCCTGGGATGGGAGCTGCCGGGCAGAGGGAGGCGTCAGCAGAgccctggcctccagctgcagctggacaaGCTGGGTTTTGTCAGCAGTCCCAGGTTCTGTGGTCTCTTCCTCAGTCTGCTGCCATGCCTCTCTGTGCCCCGGCTGACACTGGCATGCCTGTGGCTGCCCGAGGCCAATGCAGGGAAGGATGAAGCGTTGAGGTGCAGGGAGAGGCAATGCCAACTTACACCCGTGTGAGCCCACTGCTGCTGGGTAGGCAACCGCAGCCGCCACACGCCATACACAGCCCCCTTGGTTACTCGCCATCCATAGCAGGTGGCACATCAATATAATACCCAACTGCTTCATGAATACTATGACTTTATCTTCTCCTTCTGACCCAGAGATAAGAGTAATCTCACTGTGCGGATTAAGAAACTTTAAGGAAAAGAGGTTTGTGAGTTAGTACTGGGCAAAGTTTAAGCCTGCGTTTCCTGCTTGCTTAATGTTTTACTTTGCAACCTAAGAAagagctttaaataaaattttcttagGGTGTTTTTAAGGCagacatttgttttatttgcaagTGTCGTTATTCCCACTTTGTAACTCATCTTCTGAGCCAGAAACTTTTTTTGATCAGCAATAAAATGAGTTCCATCATTTTTCCTATGgacaaaaagcagcagggagaaaTGGGTCCTGATATCCTTATGCTCCCCTGCGTTGAGCGCTGGGGAGAGCTCGTCCTCTTCCTTGTCACGCAGAAACGGAGGACACCCACGATGGGGAATGCCCGGGGCTAGGAAAGCCAGGGTGGAgtcagctgctgctctgtgtccGCTGCTCTGCGTGCGCGGTGGGCATGGCAGAAGAAAACCCGATGTGGCTGCCGtcccttctctgcttttcagagctGCCCGCCCAGGCAGGCTGCCGCCTCTGAGGTCCTGCGCGGGCTCCGTGTTTCCGCTGCCCTGACGCAGGTGCGGGCAATGGTCTCCTGTTCAAGTTGAGTTATTATTTTGGCCTGGGGCCAGGGCTTTTCGCTGACCCTGCATGCAGGCACAGGGGAAGAGTAATCTGGCAACAGTGGGGCCTCGGTGTTGTTTTACTGCAGCTTCACTGCAAATTTAGCTTGGGTGACTGACACCTGGGACAGCAACATGGGTTAATATAGCTCAGATGACTTAGCCAGTGTCCtgtgtgcagagcaggtgggtTACCAGCAtagctgaaggaaaaatgagaCTTCCCATTCGCTACAAAACACCGGCATGTATGCATGTGGGTGGTGGTGTAGGATGTTCTTGGgttttggaaagaaacaagaaacgACGTGTTTAAGTCTCTCTCAGAAGGGGGAAGGCAGCAAAGGGGAAACCTGGAAAAGATAACCatcaaaatcaaaacataatGGAGCCTGGGAGCCCCAGCTCTCATCTCCCCCCTGTTTTCATGTCCTGGCCACCATAGGAGACTGAGAGGGAGCCAGGATCACCAGGGCTTTGGGACGGCTCGTCACAGAGCCAGCACCTCAGACTGAGGGGAAGCTGGTGACAACCACATCCCCCACGTCTCCTCCGGTCCGGAGGGAAGGAGGCCGGGAAGCCCTGGCTTGAGCCATGTGCGCTCAGGACTCCCAGGCAGGCTGACTCATGGCCAGAGCCGGGAGGCGGCTTTGGCTGCGCGTCAGCCCCTCTGAAGCCAGCAGAGGTCCTGGAGCCTCCGGCGCGGAGGCGGCCCCCGTGCCAGGCTGGCTGGCACCCGAGCAGGTACCCTGCCAGCTTGCCACCGCTGGCCTGCCTGCCGTTTGTTTCTCAGGAGTTCACGCAAACCGTGGCATTTCCACAGATTGCTTGGTCGCAGTGGACCTGGCAAGAAAAAAGCTGCGAGGAGTCAGTGCTTGCTGAGACAAGTCCTTGACCCCTTGTGCTCGCTGATCTGCTGGCCAAGCCAGCGTTTCTCTCAGGTTTCGTACAGCCTCAGATGAGCAAGGCAGCCTGCGTCAAAATCGCTGTCGTAATCTGGCAAGAAGGGGTATATAGCAGGCAGGGGATTTGGGGCAACGTCTATAAATGTGCCCAAGTTAATTCTATAATACGGGCATGCAGCAACAGAAAGGCTCTTTCCTTGCTTGAAAGTTGATAAAAGTGAAAACAACTATCTGAGGTGCtagcatttttcagaaagactgAGACTATTTCATGCCAGAGAGTGTAAGGCCTAATGCAGATATTGCTGCCACATTCCTCCAGATAAGGGTACTTGATCTTTATACACTAAACACACATCATAGTCACAAATACCtaaaaattttcactgaaagcaagagaaaaaaacactgtGCCAGCCTGGGAGTGGATAGAACATTATTCCCCCAAAGAGGCtgcttttaaactaaaatagGAAAATTCCAAAAACTGGAATAGGTTTTTGTAGGTGACAAGCTGCAACTTAAGCACTAGATTTGATGCTAGACCCTTTTAGAAAGGGAATATCTTTTCATGTGCATTTAAtaagacaattatttttttcaaatgcttttttatcCCAATCCTGTGGAGCTCCAGTTGCTGTTTGTTGAAATAACCTCATGGGCCATATGACTGTCAGTCTTCCATCTCCAAATTAGCAATGGCATTACATAAAACGTTTTCTCAGTAAAGCTTTTTATTGTGTGTGTGCAGAGTCATGACAAGATGTTTTTAGTTTGTAGTTAAATAACACCGTATGTCATATTGTCTTAATGACTCTGTGAAGTAGATGGGACCCCGGCAGCAGTTACAACAACTATCTCACAGTGTCGAGAAATAGTTGGAGGGCGTTACTAGGAATTCCAGCgtagggaagaaaaggcagggtAGTACATGCAAACTCTCTGATCTCTAGCCTGTTTCTTTGTGTGGATAAACGTCTGGTTCACACACACGCACGCGCAGGGTCAATACTGCACTGCAGCAGCTTGCTGAGGAATTTCAGGAGAGGCATCATATATCTTTTTAAGTATCACGAGTACTTACGGACttaattcttttcatttgtatattgtctgtgaaaacaaatgcagCCTATTGCATTACAGGGACGGTCACACAAATAATTTACAGGTCAGAGAACAAACTTTTCACGTTGCAAATCTTAACCTGTAAATGGGAGGTCTGGCGGCCGAGTGAGGACTGGGTTAGCCGTGTCACCTAACGTCGCTGGGAAGCTGCTCAACACTCAGCGCCTCTTTTGCCCTCTCCTTGCAGGTTATTTTGACGCTCATTCCCTGGCCATGGATTTCATAAGCATTGGCTTCCGGGAATGCTTGACAGAAGTCGCGAGGTACCTGACTTCAGTGGAAGGTCTGGACACATCTGACCCACTGCGTGTTAGACTCGTGTCTCACCTGAGCACCTGTGCCTCTCAGAGGGAAGCCGCCGCCATGACCTCCTCCATggcccaccaccaccaccccttgCACCCTCACCACTGGGCAGCCGCTTTTCaccacctccctgctgctttgctgcagccaaACGGACTCCACGGCTCCGACGCCACCCCATGCAGACTCTCTTCGGACGTGCCCCCCCATGGCTCTGCCCTGCTCACGGCCACCTTCGCCCATGCCGATGCCGCCCTCAGAGTCCCCTCCGCTGGCAGCGTTGCTCCCTGCGTCCCCCCTCTCTCTACCTCCCTCTTGTCCCTCTCGGCTACCGTTCACGCCGCGGCAGCGGCAGCCACGGCCGCTGCCCAGagcttccccctctccttcaCCGGCGCCTTCCCCATGCTTCCCCCcagcgcggccgccgccgccgtggcagcagcaacagccatCACCCCTCCATTGGCCGTATCAGCCACCGCCGGCCCTCAGCAGGCTGGCAGCGGGGGCAGCACTAAACCCTACCGACCCTGGGGGACTGAAGTTGGAGCCTTTTAAGGCCCCCCGTCCCTTCCGGGTCTGgatccctcctctccctcagcACACACATATGTGCACATCCACACACCCCCACGTGCACACCCACACCCGCACACGAGCCTCTGGGACTCCAGCGTGTCCTTCCTGCTCAGCCCGGCCGAGGGGCCGCCTTCACCCAAAGGGCCTGAGAGGTGCCAGTAAGCCCACCGAGGAACAGCACAGCTATCCTCGTTTCAGGCGTCGGACAGGACATGGGATGGTATCTTCTTCTTCTTGGTTTGTTTCACTGGAGGCACCTTGAGGGAGCAGCAATGGCTTTCAGAAGCAGCGAGACCATACCTGCATGTAGAGGTTTCCTGGGAAATACGTAGACACTAGAACTAATAATTCTCCAGCTATGCATCCTTGTTTGGCAGAGAGGTGGGGGATCGCACCTACCAGGTCTCCCCAGGCTAGAAAAAGAGTTTGAGTTTCATAAGTGCCTGACattgaaaaaagtaataataaaaaaacctatatatatgtgtgttctGCTAAAACAAATAACATTGCACAGATATGGAAATGGTATGAGAAAGAGGGGAGATCCTGCATTCAACTTCAGGACTTGGATATCTTTCCAGGGAAGAGCATGCTCTTGAAGGGGAGAGGGGTTTTTTAGCCAAAAGATTGCCGAGGAAGAATGTTCAGTTTGACAGGCCTAGTTCTCGCTTCCTTAGTTCACTTTCTTTGTACAGACTTGCCAAATTGTGACATCTAGCATAGCATTGGTAAAAGCAATTATCTTATCAGTGCTGGGATTAATGAATGTTTCAGCACTGCCTGTGAGCCTTGAGGCACCATTTTTTATGACTTAAATATGGTGCTAGCTCATATCTGCACAAACGGTGAATTTGTCATGCACCCAGAAGTAACCACCTATTGAAAGTGTGCACACTTGGCTACGGTTGATTCATGCCAATACAAGAGACTTGGTATTGCAAGAGTTCAAATTAACTTATTTAGTTGTACTTGGACATCTACTTTTAGCCGATTCTGTGCAAGATCCCTCTTCTTTTCACTATCAACTACAGGGAGAACGATCACTCTGGGTATGAATGAAGTTACGGTAGGGACAGTTTTTAAATTGGCTATTAGCACGCCAACATTGTAATGTGGGTTTGATTCCAAACCAAAATGAATGTATTAAAGGGTATGtcagtaaattattttgtcaATACCCAGACAACTAGTGCTGCATAAAatggtttgctttcattttttattacagtGACTTAAAATAACCTAAGTATTTTAATACATCCATTCAAGAACTAGagattttatgtaaaaaaaaataaaaataaaaataaaacacagcatgtATTATTATGCACTTGATTTCTCTGCTGTGTGGAGAAAGCAATAAGCATTGAGAATGTTAAACATTATgcaaaatatactttaaaatatttgttttaaaaatactgtaccTAGTCGGTCTTTTATGCATTACTTTGTTAACCTTTTTTCTATGCAAAAGTCTTTACATATCACTAATTAAACGAAGTCCTTTTTGACTGCATTTTATGGATGATTTGTTGcagtttttgtttcctcttgAGGAATACTCATAGACTCGAAGTTAATTTCTGCCACTGATAACAAGGCTATCGGCTGCTGTGCCCGCTTCTGCTCCCCTTGCTCAGCCAGGGAGCGCCTCATACAGCATGCTCTGCAATAGGCAGTGAAAAGCAGTAAAGCAGCATTGGTTTTCAGGCTCCTAAACTGGTTCTGCATTGACCATACGCTTGATGATACAAACCCGTCTGTCCATCCCAGAGAGACCCTGGAATTGTTGGGCTTTCTAGGttcagctttcctggagattcTCACTAAGGGCCTGCGTTTCGAATGGGAAAATTTCAACCCAATGACATCATTAAATATCTGTATTGAGAGAGGGTGGCTTTTCCCCCCAGTTCTGGTCTTCTAATTTACCAGTTCTCAAGGGCTTATTATTGTTTCACCTTAGACCTGCAAACCCTGTCTGTGGAAGGCATGTAAAGCTCTGTCCGTGAGGATAAGCATGAAGCCTTGTGTGTCCAAAAGACACTGAAAGATTATTATGCCCACATAACAGTTGAGaagactgaaacacagaagtggGGTGACCACCCTTCAGCCAGAGAGAGACTTCATCCTTTGCCAAAATCCAGCCTCATCTCAGTGACTCGCTCCCCTTCATCCCTTTCTCCCGCATGCTAAGCATGTaacccatccctgcctgcatcaGCTGGGCTCCTGCACCTAGGCGAGCAGGAATCGTGATTTGCCTGAACAGCATGCTGTCCCATGGAGAAAATGGACGAAAAAGCGACAAGAAGGCTTGCTACCCCTGAACTGTAAATCATTCTTGATACTCTTTggagttttgttgtttgggggggaatttgacattttcttcattCAGGACACAAGTGCTGTACTGGCATGTTTAGCAGCATCCAGTTCAGGTACCATTCACTTTCCATATGAAGAGTTTCAAGAACAAAGACGACATTAGTAACTGGCAAGTAGATAAAAAGTGGGctttatttacatgaaaaagaGCAGGTTGCAACCCTACTTGACTTTAAGCTGGTAAGTATTAACCTGCCCTCTAAGAGCCTAGTAGGAGGTCTCCCATGCATCATAGCACATTAAAAATGGGCAGCCATCGACTTGGTTCCACCTAAGGGCTTCAATTTAATTGATGTGCTGCATGTCATTATGATTTGTTGCCCCAAATACAACATCTGCCTCATTctaaaagaaattttgaaaaaaaaagattctgaaaCTGATTAGATGAAAGCAGTTACTTCAGCACCTTGAAACAACGCATTAAGGATGGATTTGTGCAGCCTGTGTGTTTGGGCTTATCCCATTTTCACTCTTGCAAAACAGGCCAAATTCATGTATGCTGAGTTGCTGATGTCTCCtctatttcttgttttgttttgttgtcttttgttttttaatctgaatCACCTGAAGGGACCAGTACATGAGGCAGGAGCTCAGCCTTCATACCTCTCTGGTCCTGAGCTTCTGTGAAGAATGCTACCTCTGTGACAGCAGATGAAGATTTCCCACGTGCGAAATTAATGGAGAGGAAGCATATTTTACATACGCTGTTGAAAGGACATCAGAGGGTAATGCCTTCTGATGGCTTTGGTTGTAGCTGTGCTAACAGGTCAGAGCTGAAGGATTCTATGCaattttcaaaacagagcaAGGGAAAACTGTTTCCTTGGCAT
This Phalacrocorax aristotelis chromosome 3, bGulAri2.1, whole genome shotgun sequence DNA region includes the following protein-coding sequences:
- the HEY2 gene encoding hairy/enhancer-of-split related with YRPW motif protein 2 translates to MKRPCEETTSDSDMDETIDVGSENNYSGQSHSSVIRSNSPTTTSQIMARKKRRGIIEKRRRDRINNSLSELRRLVPTAFEKQGSAKLEKAEILQMTVDHLKMLQATGGKGYFDAHSLAMDFISIGFRECLTEVARYLTSVEGLDTSDPLRVRLVSHLSTCASQREAAAMTSSMAHHHHPLHPHHWAAAFHHLPAALLQPNGLHGSDATPCRLSSDVPPHGSALLTATFAHADAALRVPSAGSVAPCVPPLSTSLLSLSATVHAAAAAATAAAQSFPLSFTGAFPMLPPSAAAAAVAAATAITPPLAVSATAGPQQAGSGGSTKPYRPWGTEVGAF